The genomic interval gggcagttaaaagggtgtcaaactggattatttctggagtgcagcttAAAGTGATGCTGCCAATGGAGGACAGTCTGACATTCCTGCTGGACTAAAGGTGGGAATGCAGAAGGAGAAAGTCAGGGTGATAAAGTAAGTTACTGATTTAAGTCCTTTTAGCTTGGAAATAGATAGAAAGCCTTACTGTCTATGGCTTGGAGGGCAGAGATGCAGAGCAGGAAGGCGAGGCAGGGCAGGAAAGGTCCTCCTTGGGCCATGGCTGCAGCTCCAACTCAGGCTTCCCTCTTCACTCTCCTCCAGGCTCCTTTGTGCACTCTGGAAACTCCCTCTGCCTCCACCAAGAGCAATAATGAGTTCCCTTTACATCTCCAGTAACTGGGCAGATGTTTCCCCCGCAAAGGAGAGGCAAGAGGGAAAGGGGCTTTCCAGCACATGCGCCTGgtggctctttttctttttcctttcactttctgggaaaaggcaggaagGTTATGCAGTGGAGGAATGCAGGCAGGGAAAGTACGGGCTTCCAGGAGTTTCTGATGAATAAGAGTCAAAGTCCAAAGCATAAGGCACAGAAATAAAAACAGCCCAGAAATGTTCATAGgatccaagagttggaagagatcgcaaggccgggccatccagcccaaccccattctgccatgcaagaactcccaatcaaagtatccctgacagatggccatccaaactctgcttaaagacctccaaagaaggagactccactacattccgagaaaggagtgtgttccactgtcgaacagcccttactgtcaggaaggtcctcctaatgttgaggtggaatctctcttcctggagcttgcatccattgctctaggtcctagtctctggagcagcagaaaacaagcttgctccctcctcaatatgacatcccttcaagtatttaaacaaggctatcatatcacctcttaaccagggacgtagccgggggggggggggttcttggggtgcAGATCCTCCCTTCCATtcaaaaaatgaatggtgtgtgctgctgcaccgctgtgcccaagccccattataatggtggcacttagtctggacccctcccttcctaaaatcctggctacatccctgtcttaaccttctcttctccaggctaagcatccccagctccctaagtagttcctcatagggcctggtttccaggcccttcaccattttatcaccctcatttggacatgctccagtttctccatgtccttttttaattgtggtgcccaaaactgggcacaatattccaggtggggcctgaccagagcagaatatcgtggcattattactttttttgatgcatcctaaaatcgcattggcctttttagctgccacatcgcactgactcatgttcaacttgtggtctacttgaactcctagatccctttcacatgttgtctccttaagccaggtgtcccccattctatatcagtgcatttcatttttccaccctaagtgcagtaccttgcatttctccatgttgaatttcattttgttagctttggcccagctttctagttattcagctcattttgaatttagatcgtgtcctctggagtattagctactcctcctagtttggtgtcttctgcaaatttgataagtctgctcccatttctcttctccaagtcattgataaagatgttgaatagcactgggcccaggacagagccccactggacaccccactggtcacttctctccaggataaaaagaagccattgttgagcaccctttaggtttgGCCGGTTTTtaggtttggccggtcaaccaattacaaatccatgcaacagttgccatgtctagcccacattttccccctccttttttttaagatggggataacttttgccctcttcaAGTTCACCTGGACTTCGGTTCTCTAGGAGTtcacaaagattattgccagtggctttgagattacttctgcagacttaaattcatttagattaaccagatattcctgtactcattctgtgctgcattccccctattctgtcctgtgccccattatcttcaggttgagcacctttttccttttgtcaaaagatggaggcaaagaaggtgttgagtaattctgccttttctctgtcttctgttagcattttgccatcttagtGGGAAGCTTTGAGTGGCTCTAGTCTTAGTTGAGAACAAGATACATTTGTAGAGGTACACTGGGCAACCCACGGGTATATGTGGACAACCCTATTCCTCTTTTTGTAAGCCCTGATACCCTCAGATGTAAATTGTATGGTCAAAAATCACCCAAAATTGTGAGTTTAGCTTTTAAATTTTAACACACACTCCCCCGCCCAAACAAGTGAAAAAGGACAAACCAACAGTCATACTTTGAATTGATTTCTAGCCAAAACCGAGGCAGTGCAGCCTGCCATGGGTATGAAAACTGCCCTCCGCCACCGACATATACAATTGTGCAGTGAACCAGTCAGTCAAAACCACCAGTCGTTATAAGTAAACTGTCAGTACTTGTATTTTATTAGGGTACTCCAATCATTTTGCATTTCAGATACATCAAATAAGAAAATGATTCATCACCAATATATAAAAGGATTTTGATTACATAATCTTTTCAAGTCTTTGACTGTATTTCTGGCAGAAACTGAAACAAACTTCATTAAACATTTAATGAAGGAAATTaaagcaaatgaacaaacaaattacatttaaaaaaagctcAAATTGCCAATATATGAATGATACAACACATGTTTGATAGTGCAATTTTTCAATGCAATCTTCAAGCTTTGCTTACAGTGGCTCTACTTAAAATCCATACATTTCAAAAGAAGCAGAAGCAATCCACAGAGTACATGAGGAGATGCCAGTGTGAACCCTAGAAAACTATCCGCTGAGCTTCGCAATCAGTTGCAGGCAGGAACAAATTGGAAATATGCTTAAGGATTGATAATCTTTAAAAGGCAAGGCTTTTCAAACCTGGGGAAGGAAaacataagattttttttaaataacaggtAGTGTCATGCAGTGGATCAAATGCTGGGTTGTCATTACTAGGCCAAGGAAACTCTGGCCCTCTAGCTATTTGGgaatacaaatcccataatccttTCCTGGTGGCCAGGCTGGCTAGAGCTTCTGaggtctgaagtccaaaacatctggatggccaaaggttccccacccctgaactagtagcagtagtagtagtagtagcaataatgtttctttcccacctctccccaaggctcaaaGCGGGATACACAAATCCACAGTTAAATTGAAAttctataaaatcattaaaatatactcataagagttcatatacagattaaaaagtcatgatttaaaattgactggctaggtaagtctttaatgctgttttaaatgcagtcagcattttcaggtGTTGTATCTCTTCAGCAGGTCattgggagcagcagatgaaaaagtcctctgggaaaccattaccagtctagtcctggccggttagagcaaacatttcccagaggacctgagtgtacagggcagattatatgggagaaggcaatcctgtagatagtttggacccaaaccacgtagagctttaaaggtaataactaacattttgtactttgtccagaaactaattggctGCCAGTAGAGTGCCTTTAAGACTGGAGTAATGTGGCCATTCCTGAATATACCTATTCAGCCacattctgaaccagttggagtttccagacttggtagcgagatagcccaatgtagagtgcattgtagAAGTACAACCTTGAGTTTAACAGCATGTGCACTACATCTTTAAGTCCTCCGATTTTAGGAAgtgtgcagttggcatatcagcatTAAGTAGTCCTTACCTTCCCTATTTGAGCCTAATCTCTCAATACTGTGATGAgaataagtgatatagaaatgtgtgGATTCATTTTCAATACTGAACAATATTACAAGAGTTGCTGTAATATGAAGGGTGATAGACTTAGTTATGAACCTGGGAGTTCTTGGTCATGAACTCAATAGATAGTCTTAGATAAACCACACTCTCACAGCTTCAGCCCACCCATTTTACAATATGGAATGGGGAGAGTAAGACTGATTTCccttacaggtttttttttttaatggcaactTGCTAATTCATGTAATGTACTCTGAAAACCTGAAACTGAAAAATTAATGCCAACCGTTatttatcaccaccaccaccacattttacctaacaatttaaaaaaataaaatatttataccacAACCACATTTGTAGATATTACAGTACTTGTATACATAATCTCCCTTTTTGGATGATCATTCCAGTTTATGCAATGTTTTGAACATAACACAGTAAAATAGTCAGAGCAGCAGCACCTAAGCCCTCTTAGAGTACTTATATACTCTACTGTAAATTGGCCTCATCTATAAGCAGAGGACaggttctggggccaaaattatggatttttataagacccatggataagtctagggtaaaacttaggggcatgtaacaaaggatctaaaggatgaagccaaagaaaacaatgccaaagaacttttaaaaacccagcaggcataactgtttgtgctcaccctaaaggctgggaATCTGTGCtgccaggacagagtcctgtacactcttgcctttcaccaggagatggttccttttcttATAACTGTTATAGTAGAGTACCAGTAATCTGATTTTAGGAAGAATTAATACAGCAATCTCTATGTTTTCTCTTGcttctctatttaaaaaaaaaaagatgactaGTAGACTGTAAGATTATGACTAGAggccattttgttgttctttttaaagtttgtacAGTACCAAGGACATTTTATACATATTTGGAAAACTCTCAActagaaaaataatataaacatctAAATGTTTACTTTCTGCCTATaccaaattaattttataaatacAGATTTCTATCAGCAACTTAGGGCCTTTTTCTGCCCTGGATCGGTGCCTtggcaaacacatgctgcagcACCTATCCGGCCGCCACAGAGAACAAAAAGAAGCAGGTGtttctggcttctttttgtgcccacAAAAGGGTGCCATTGCTGCTGCCGTGTGGCTTGATCACACCCCTTTGATGCCATGCCGTTTGGGCCCtgcgccaaaggggcatcatcatggtgcacattGTCTGTATGGGTGTGTGCAAAGATGGCACCCAGGCAGCGCAGTGAAGGCTTTGAGCATGGAGATGTTCAGCCCTTACCCCACCCACAGGATGGCGCTTTTCGCTCGTCTATACCGGACGTTAATTGCTTCATACAAAGCAAAGAACCACAACTCAGTAATATAGTATGCACTTTAATATTTGTCCTCTTTGAAAATCATGCTTGTCTTCACTCTCTGTTTAAAAGTGGTCAGACACAAaaattattcatattattttgttaactatgtttttaaagagagaaaaataaaatcggTTTTTCATACGTACATCAAATTCACATCAACTATAACTTTTATCCAAGATCCTTACCTTACTTCTGAGAGCCTGTGTTTAGTAATCCTGATCTGTAAAAGAGAACAGTATCAGTATGTATTGTTAATAagggtgcagtacagaccaccggtgcactcgtgatgtaacggATGTGCAGtgacgtgcagatgctgtgcGTCTCTTATGTAgagatggtggtgcctgtgtggaCAGGCCACCGCCATCAAGCCACTGCCCACACATAGTAGGGCTTGAGACCAGGCGGTTGGTGCCTcatcccaagccctactatcgccaccaAGACAGCACTTCCTAgcagtgtgtactgggcctaaatAAGGCCTAGAATTCAGTGCCTATGCATTTCATGCAACTTGCAAGACTGTGTTCAATGAATTGTTACTGCTCTTCCAGAGAACAACCCCTTTCATATGCAGCCTAGAAATATAACCAAATGGCTCAACCAGTCTTATCTTAAACAACAGGAAGTGGTTAAACAGCTTTCTGGCAAGACCTCTTGTCACTTGACATTTGTAGTATTCATTTAAAATTTTTAGGAAAAATCATAAGAGATACAACTACTTTCAAGTAGTGATGGttatatcaaaaataaaataaagcagaacTATTCTGTATACCTTCTGTATTAATTCagattctcatttttaaaagagatgtgTTTAATGAATTTGTTGAATACAACAATGGAACTCATCGGACAAAATATCTAatcaataaagaagaaaaaggggaagaaatcTTGATCAGTAAGGATGTAAGAGTATCAGGCAAATTATAAGAACAAGCaccaaaaagaggaggggggagagagaaggggaattGTAAATGGGATAAAACAGTGTAGCAAAGGAAAACTTGTAAGTGTCAAAGAAAAAGACACTATAATTaatacagcaaaaataaaaattaatccaTTTGAGTGTTAAAAAACTTTGATACAATGACACACAACACTGCAAGTTAAAAATCAATCTAAGTAAACAGATTTGTCAAAAACTAATGTGGATTAGCAAACAGTTGTGAGATCTGCTTTCTTcttataacattttaataatgaCGTATACATGTTATGTGATCATTTTTCCTCAGGTGAAATGTATTAAGAATGATCAATTTGCTATAATTCTTCCGTTGTAACAGTTATTCATGTGCTATCATGGAAGAGAGAAACCATTACACAGACATTTTCCGCAATAACATTGAACAGTGGTTACATGTATTTCTGTCTTTATACAAGAGCACATATAACACAGGTTAACAGTAGGGACTTCATaacttgtaattgttgttttaaaatgtattctgtatgcctaataaaggttgactgactgactgaaaatGTATACATTTACAATTAAGCATTGCATGTATTAGCaatgacattttctttttgtcccaaAACACATCCACTTTATTGCAACTCAGCGCAATGACCATGTATAGGGTTTTTTGTTCCATGGGTAGGACACAGCTTGTTCTACTGGTCTTGGGACAGAAGAATTACAGCCTTCTTGAAAGACTGCAAACTAGAAAGCACAACTGTCCACACTGGTtcttgagaaaagaaaggaatataaaaacaaagacaagaaaagaaaaggaataaagCTCTCACCCCACTTGAAGACCTTTGGACTGGACAGGCTGCTGTGGTTCACTTTGCAGGCATACTCTGATTTTCCATCAGGAACAATTTTAGTATGGACCAGGAGCTCAAAAGTCCAGTCGGATTTAAAGGAAAGGTCAGATTTCTGCACATCCTCGATTGGGACGCCATCCTTCATGAGAGTGATATCGATTTTGGGAGGATGAAACCTTTCCacatagcaatgcaaagtgtTTTCCTTGCCTATC from Sceloporus undulatus isolate JIND9_A2432 ecotype Alabama chromosome 6, SceUnd_v1.1, whole genome shotgun sequence carries:
- the LOC121934806 gene encoding beta-2-microglobulin-like, which codes for MAQGGPFLPCLAFLLCISALQAIDKAPNVQVYSRHPVEIGKENTLHCYVERFHPPKIDITLMKDGVPIEDVQKSDLSFKSDWTFELLVHTKIVPDGKSEYACKVNHSSLSSPKVFKWDQDY